In Methanothermobacter tenebrarum, the sequence GGATATTGAAAAAATCAAAAAAATCATAGAAGGCGTAAGGGCATGAAACTCCTCTCAAACTTTAAAAAACCAGCCAAGATACCTACAGGTTGTTCCCTGGACAAAATACTTGGAGGGGGCGTGGAAAAAAGGAACCTCACACAGTTCTATGGACCCCCAGGATCTGGGAAGACGAACATAGCCATCAAACTAGCCGTTGAAACAGCGAAAAACCATGGAAAAGTAATATTCATAGACACAGAAGGTGGAATGTCAATCGAAAGGATAAGACAAGTGGCTGGTAAAGACTTCGACAAGATAGCTAAAAAGATAATATTATTTGAACCAGGAACATTCCATGAACAAGGCGAAACAATAAGAAAAATATGGTCACTCCTACAAAGACACCCACAAGAATTCGATCTCATAATCCTAGACTCGGCCGTGGCATTATACAGATTAAAGGATGGGAGCTCCCCAAGGATACACAGTGAACTAGGCAACCAAATGGCCCTACTTCTAAGGATGGCGAAAAAGTATGATCTTGCAGTTGTAATCACAAACCAAATATATTCTCTATTTGACGCAGAGGGTAGAAACGCCATTGAACCCGTAGGGGGCACCATACTCAAATATTGGAGTAAAATAATCATCGAACTACAAAAAGGAGATGTGGTCGGTGAACGCCGGGCAATTTTAAAAAGACACAAAAACAAACAGGAAGGACTTGAAACAACATTTAGGATAGTTGAAAACGGCCTTGAAGGATAATCCACATAAGCTCATACTAGGTAAAAACTTTTATTTATAATAATCTAAAAAAATCATGACAGATTTACTGTTGGTGAAAAGAACACCACAATCATAAACTGTAGTGATATGCATGATTTCCCCCAAAAAATATTACAAAACCGTTAAAATACCACCAAATGGTTTTAAAAGTGTTAATGAATTCTTTAATCATGTCTTCAAGGACAAAGAGATGATATGGATGGGCCAAAATACAAACCATCTTAATGATCATCATGAAATAAAAGAAGCAATGATAGAATTCATAAAAAGTAACGAATACTGTAAATACCCCCCACCAGAAGGATTCCCAGAACTCCAAGAATTAATACTAAAAGACCTGGGATTAAAAAACGGCTTCGAATCCCTCATAACCGCCGGGGGGACAGAATCCCTCTACCTATGCATGCACAGCTACATAGAACCAGGTGACAGGATCATAACATCAGACCCAGGATACCTAATAATCGAAAACTTCGCCAAGAGATTCGGGGCAAAAGTAACAAGCGTACACATATACAACAAAAAATGTTCATACAAACTCACCCCAAAACTCGCAAGAGATAACATAGACGAGAAAACAAAGATAATATCACTCATAGACCCCCTCAACCCCCTAGGATCATCCTATACAAAAGATGAAATAAAAGAATTCGCCGAAATATCCGAGGAAAAAGACCTATACCTACTACATGACATAACATACAGAGACTTCGCGAAAAAACACCACCTAGCAGCAAAATACGCCCCAGAAAGGACCTTAACAATCTACAGTTTCTCAAAAATCTGTGGAATGGCCGGTCTCAGAATAGGGGGTGTTATAACAGCACCAGAGATGATGGAACCCCTCAAAGCAGCTATCATAAACGACCTTGGGACAAACGCCCTATCACAAATCGGCGCCATAAAAGCCCTAAAAACCAAGAAAAAATGGATAAAAAGAGTGCGTGAACGCACATACAAAAACCAGAAGATCATAAAAAAAGCCGTTGATGAAGTTGAAGACGCATTCATACCAGTATACCCATCAAACGCTAACATGATGGCCATAGACATATACAAGACAGGAGTATCCCCAGATGATCTAACAGAATCCCTCTTAAAGAGAAAAATCTTTGTAAGACAGGGATCATACACCAGCAGATTCTATGGTAACAGATACATCCGCCTAAGCTTCTCAATCCCAAAAGAACAAGTTAAAATATTCGCAGAAAACTTCACAGACCTAATGGGATTCCTAAGAAACTAAAAAAAGGAAACTCATCCACCTTAAGGATCATCCAAACAATCATTTAAGCAGGAAGCCCCTCCCATCAGAGAAGGGTAGTTCAACGAACAGATAATAGGAGGTGATGATTCAATGGATAAACTGACAATCCTCCTTCTAATAGTTATAATAGCAGCTATAGGGGCTGCAGTTGGTTACCAATATTATGGAGGGGAAGGACTAAAATTACAAAACCAGACCCAATTGAAAATCCAAAACCAGACACAATACATGAACCAAACCCAAAATCAAACACGATACAGGAACCAAACCCAAAATTGTTCCGCATACGAACAGATGACTAAAAACATTAATCCACTCCAATATCAGGACCAGAACATGTTCCACGGAGAATTAATACAGCATCAAGAACAAAACAGAAACCGGATCCAGAACAAGCCATGAAAAATTATTCATTCCCCAGATACAGAAATGAATAGCATCATATATGAACATCCCCAAAAAAAAGTATTTATTTTTCCTGTACTACCTCGTATCCCACTTTTTTTTTTAACCATACAAGCAAACCTTCCATCCCCCAACGGGCCAAACTTGGTATTCCCTTCTCACAAACCTACTGTCCACTAAATTACAGCCAAAGCCTTGTAAGAGTATTTCAATCGCTTTTAATGTAATAATATTCTCCGATTTCTTTCTGCTTACGGTCAAGGAAACTATTGAGTTTGTTTACCCTGGGCCTTTTTGTCTCTTTATCTCTTCTGAATGTTATCCCCACCTGGGAGAGGAAACTGTTCATCGCCTTTCGAAGTTCTGTTGGACTTGTCGCATACCCTTCTATACTAGGTGTACCATGGAATACCATGGCTCTGTCTGATACATAATCGAGGAATATGATATCATGGTCTATTATAATCGCAGAAGAGTCTCTGCCCTCTATTATCTTCCTCATGGCTTTAGCCGCCATCAGCCTCTGTTCAACGTCTAGGAAGGCTGTGGGTTCATCGAAAACGTAAAGATCCGCCTCCATGGATAAGGTTGTGGCGATAGCTAATCTCTGGAGTTCTCCTCCACTTAGCTCTTCAACCCTTTTATCCTCTAACTCCTCAAGGGAGAAAGGCCTTGCAACTTCGCTTTTAAATAGTTTGGTACCGTATCCTTGCGCGTTTAATTGCAGAAATTCTCTAACAGTGCCCTTAAAATCTGATTTTAGGTATTGTGGCTTATAGGCCACCTTAAGTTTCTTTTTAATTTTACCTTTATCTGGTTTTTCAACCCCTGCTAGGATCTTGGCAAAGGTTGTTTTACCTATGCCATTGGGTCCGAAGGCTGTTACAATCTCTTTCAAGTATATTTTACCCTCTTCAACATTCAATTGG encodes:
- the radB gene encoding DNA repair and recombination protein RadB yields the protein MKLLSNFKKPAKIPTGCSLDKILGGGVEKRNLTQFYGPPGSGKTNIAIKLAVETAKNHGKVIFIDTEGGMSIERIRQVAGKDFDKIAKKIILFEPGTFHEQGETIRKIWSLLQRHPQEFDLIILDSAVALYRLKDGSSPRIHSELGNQMALLLRMAKKYDLAVVITNQIYSLFDAEGRNAIEPVGGTILKYWSKIIIELQKGDVVGERRAILKRHKNKQEGLETTFRIVENGLEG
- a CDS encoding pyridoxal phosphate-dependent aminotransferase, giving the protein MISPKKYYKTVKIPPNGFKSVNEFFNHVFKDKEMIWMGQNTNHLNDHHEIKEAMIEFIKSNEYCKYPPPEGFPELQELILKDLGLKNGFESLITAGGTESLYLCMHSYIEPGDRIITSDPGYLIIENFAKRFGAKVTSVHIYNKKCSYKLTPKLARDNIDEKTKIISLIDPLNPLGSSYTKDEIKEFAEISEEKDLYLLHDITYRDFAKKHHLAAKYAPERTLTIYSFSKICGMAGLRIGGVITAPEMMEPLKAAIINDLGTNALSQIGAIKALKTKKKWIKRVRERTYKNQKIIKKAVDEVEDAFIPVYPSNANMMAIDIYKTGVSPDDLTESLLKRKIFVRQGSYTSRFYGNRYIRLSFSIPKEQVKIFAENFTDLMGFLRN